GCGTGGACGCCAGATAGAGCAGGACGGCCTTTTCCTTCGCTGTCTACTCAGACTAACTCAAAGCTTTGAACAACTCTCCAAACCGCCGCAAGAAACTTGCTGAGAACTGGCAGGCGGTGAACATTCTGCCCCGAATACCGTGTTAATTCCTGGCAACCGGCCGTGGTGAACCCGCGCCGGTTGCTTTTATTTGCTATTCGCCGCATCAAAGGCCGTTTCGGCGGCCTGTCTGCTTCATGACCAACAAAGAAATCAAAGCCCTTATCTCCCTGCTCGACGACCCCGAAGTTGCCCCGCAGATTCAGGAGAGGATTCAAACCCTGGGCGAGAGTATCATTCCGTTTCTGGAAGAATCGTGGGAGGAAACGCTGGACCCCCAGCAGCAGCAGCGCCTCGAAGACCTGATTCATCACCTGCAATTCGAGGGCCTGCAGCAGCGCCTGCGCGTGTGGCGCGACTCGGGCGGCGAAAACCTGCTGGAAGGCATGTGGCTGCTCAACTCCTACCAGTACCCCGACGCCGACTTGCAGAGCCTCAACCGCGCCATCGAGCAGCTGCGCTTCGAGGCCTGGACCCTGCTCCAGCCCGCCATGCACCCCGCCGACCAGGTGCAGGCCCTCAACCATGTGCTGTTCCGGACCCACAAGTTCGCGGCCAACACTCAGAACTTTCACTCGCCGGCCAACTCCATGCTGCACCGGGTACTAGAAACCCGCCGCGGCAACCCATTGACCCTGTGCGTAATCTATCTGCTGGTAGCTCAGCGCCTGGGCTTGCCGGTGTTTGGCGTGAACCTGCCCAATCTGTTCGTGCTGACCTACCGCTCCGAAAACCGGCAGGTGGAACCGTTCTACATCAACTGCTACAACCGGGGGCTGATTTTGTCGCGCACCGATATTGAGCACTACATTGCCCAGCTCAATCTCACCCCCAACGACATGTTCTACGAGCCCTGCTCCCACATCGACATTGTGCGCCGGGCCCTACGCAACCTGCAACTCAGCTTCGAGAAGCTGCAAGAACCCGCCAAAGCCGCCGAAGTAGCCATTCTGCTCAACATCCTCACCGACGAAGCCGGCCCCACCACGGACGGCCCTGATGAACAGTAGCCTCACCCCCCGGCCCCCTCTCCCGCGGAGAGGGGGAGCCTGACGCCAGGTCGTTCTACGCCGCCCTGTCGGCTACCGCCTCCAAGACGGCTACCAATATGAACGTTCCGGCCGCGTAGCGGCCAGTAGGTTTGTAGAGTAGATAGAGATAGATGGGGAAGAACAGCATGGCGCCGCGTAGCGGTGCAAGAAACGTTTAGGCGCCTCTTGCACCGCTACGCGGCGCCATGCTGTTCTTCCCCATCTATCTCTATCTACTCTACAAACCTGCTGGCCGCTATGCGGCTGCTGTTCGGTGCCGTCCTCAGTGGTAGCCGTTCTGGAGGCGGTAGCCGACAGGGCGGCGTAGAACGACCTGGCGTCAGGCTCCCCCTCTCCGCGGGAGAGGGGGCCGGGGGGTGAGGCCTACCGCTTAATCAAACAGCCAGCGGCGCGTTTGTCGGGGACGCCGACGGGGCGGCCGGCCAGCAGGTTGTCGAGGGCTTGTTGCACGTAGCGCTCCTTGACGTAGCCTTCCACCTGGGCGTTATCGTCGATGGCGCCTTTGTAGCGCACGGCAAATCCGCTGCCGACAGGTTGAAGCACTACTACTTCGGGGGTTTTAGTGGCGCCCAGCAGAGTGCTCACTTTCTGGCCTTCGTCGGTGAGCAGGGGCAGGTCGGCGCCGCCGGTGGTTTTGATTTTCAGCTTCTCAGCTTCGCCAGCATCGGCGCTGTCTTCCAGATTAATAGGAGCGTTGACGAACAGAAACTGCACGCCTTGGGCGCCGTAGGTGGTAGCCAGCGAGGTAAGGCGATTCTGGTAAAGCTTGGAAAACGCGCAGGTCGGGTTCACGAATACCACCACCACGGCCTTGCTGCCGGCGTAGCTTCGCAGGGCCACCTCGGCATTGGTGTCATTTTTCAGGCTGAAATCCGGAACCGAGCGGCTGCCCTGGGCCCGAACTGCTCCGGCAGCAACGGTACAGAGCAGCAAGGCCGCGGCGGCAATCAGCGTTATTTTTCGACGAGACATGGCAGAAGGGGAAGGGTAGAAGAGGGCTGGAGCCGAGCGGCACGCTCAGGCGCAACTCGCCTCGGCTAAGGCGTAAGTTAGGACGTAGCCCGGACTTGGTTGCAAGTAGTGGACCGGGTGTTGGCTGCGGGAGTTTTCGAGGAGCAGGTGTCCCGTCAACACACCGGCCTCCCGCAGCCTAAACGGATTGAGCAACAGCTGCTCTTTGAACACCAGGCCCCGGCGACTGTGCAGCTTGTACAAGGTTTCTTTGGCACTCCAGTACAAGCTGTGCTTCACAAGGTCGTCGCCGGCATCGGCCCGCTCCGCTTCCGACAGAAACCGCGGGGCCAACTGTTTGGCTTTGGGCCGCACTAGTTCAATATCTATGCCAACGCCCCCTCGGGTGCAAACTAGTCCCGCCACCCACTCCCCGGAGTGCGACAACGAAACCCCGTAGCCGGGCACTTCGGCAAAGAAGGGCCGGCCGTGGGCATCGGCGTGCAGCAGGGCCGGAGTGTCGTTCAGCTCCCGCAGCAGCTGCCGGGCCAGCACGCGCCCGGCCAGCCACTGCCGGCCCCGGTCGGCGTCGCGCCCCGCCGGCCAGCGGGCCAGGTAGTGCGGCCAGGAGCTTTCGGGCAGCCACTGCCACAGCTCCTCAGCCGATTCCGTCAGCTGCCACAGCCCCAGCACCGCCGTAGCAGAAGCGGGAGAAAGGGAATGCAAAGGCATAGGGCAAAGGTAGGTTGTTAGGGACTTAGGGTCTTGGGGGCTTAGGGTCTTGGGGGCTTAGGGTCTTAGTTGACGTGCAATCAAAGCTGACCTCCTGAGCCTGCGAACCGAAGGAAGGCGAAGCCAAGGACTTAATGACCACTGAACGGCTAACAGCAGCACATTAGTTGAAACAACGATTCGTCCAGCTGTCAGAAGGGCCTCCGGCTACGGCATCAGGATGATAGTTATAGTCGAACAAAACTAAGACCCTAAGCCCCCAAGACCCTAACAACCTACCTTTGCCCTATGCCTTTTCTGCACCGTCCCCAGGTTCATAAGCTTGCTGCTCTGACCGGCCACCGCGACTGTGTGTATGCGCTGGCGGGTATGCCGGGGGCGGGTGCCTTTTACTCGGCGGGGGCCGATGGCCTGGTGGCAGCGTGGAGCACCAATGAGCCGGAGCGCGACGGGGAACTGGTGGCTAAAGTCGACAACTCGGTGTACGCCCTGCTGCACCTGCCCGCGGCCGGCCTGCTGGTGCTGGGCCACAACTTTCAGGGCGTGCAGGCTATTGACTTAGAAGCCCGAAAGCTGGCCTACGCCACGGCTTTGCCACCCGTTCCCATCTTTGACCTTGTAGCAGATATAGCCCGGCAGCGCCTGTACGCGGCCCTCGGCGACGGTACGCTGGCGGTGCTGCGCCTGGCTGATTTTCAGGTGGAAACCTTGCTACGCTTGTCCGACAAAAGCCTGCGCTGCCTGGCCCTGCACGAAACCCGCGGCGAGCTGGCCGTGGGCGGCTCCGACTGGCGCGTGCGCATCCTCGACGCCGACACACTCACGGTAAAGCACGTGGTGGAGGGCGCCACCAACTCGGTATTCACGGCCGCTTACTCGCCCGACGGCCACTACCTGCTCACGGCCGGGCGCGACGCCCACCTGCGCGCCTGGGACGTGGAGGCCGGCTACCAGGAGCACCGCACGCTGGTGGCACACATGTTTACCATCAACCACCTGGCCTTCTCGCCCGATGGCAGCCTGCTGGCTACGTGTAGCATGGACAAAAGCATTAAGCTCTGGGATGCGGCTACGCTGGACCTGCTGCGGGTGGTAGACCGGGCCCGCCACGCCGGCCACGGCACCTCGGTAAACAAGTTATTTTGGCCGGCCCAGCAGAATCGGCTAGTTTCGTGTAGCGACGACCGAACCCTGGCCGTGTGGCAGCTGAGTGCCGAGTAGGAGCTGAAGTGCGAGGCCCGCGGCCAACATCAGCGCCGCCCTGCTCCGTTGTACTACCGTTCTGCTGCTTGTGCCCGCCCAGGGCGCGTCGTACGCCCGCTTCTTTACCCCAGTGCCATGAAAATTACCGCCCTCGATATCCGGCAGAAAACCTTCGAAAAAGCCTTTCGAGGATTAGATAAAGACGAAGTGCAGGCCTTCCTGCTTACTCTCTCTCAGCAGTGGGAGCGGATGGGCGACGAAAACCGGGAGCTGCGCCTCAAGCTCGACCACGCCACCCAGGAAGTAAGCAAGATGCGCGAGGTGGAAACCAGCCTCTACCGCACCCTGAAAACCGCCGAAGACACCGGCAACAGCATCACCGAGCAGGCCCAGCGCGACGCCCAGCTGCGCATCCGCGAAGCCCAGCTCCAGGCCGAGCAGCTCCTGGCCGACGCCCGCCAGAAAGCCCGCTCCGTAGTGGAAGAAGCCTACCAGCAGGCCGAGCGCACCGTGGCCGACATGCAGAAAGAGGTGAACGGCCTGGGCCAGGAGTGCCAGCGCCTCGAAAACGTGCTCGACGGCCTCGTGCGCGACCTGCACCACCTGGCCGCCGACGCCCTGGAAAAAGTGGAAAAGGCCCGCGCCCGCCCCAAAGCCAGCACGGCGGCCATCCTTTCGCGGGCAGCCAGCGTAAAGGTAAACCGGACCGATGCTCGGGACGATTCACCTAAAACTGCCGCTTCCATGCACGTTCATACGCCTGCTTCCGCCTCGGCTGCTGCTGTAGCTTCGGCTCCTGTTGCCTCGCCTTCCTCTTTCGCGCCCCGCGAAGCCGCCCCAGAGCGGACCGCCGCTGCCAGCCTGGCGCCGCAGCCCACCGGTTACAACCCCAAGCCTGGCCAGCAGCCCGATCCGGGCGCCCCGGCCCGCACCACTGGTCCGGAGATTGAGCGGCCCGGTGGCCCGGCCGAGAATCCGGGCATTTCTCCCGCCCCGCACGTCGATCCAGTGGCTCCCACGCACGTGCCCGACCCCACCGGACCCCGCATCGAGCCCACCGCTCCCGATATTCAGCCCATCGGCCCCGGCCACCCCGAAATCACCCAGCCCTCGCCGGCCACTCATCCGGGGTTGTCGGCCGCCAGCCTGGGCGAGAAGTCGTTTTTCGACGAGATATAAACCCTGAAAAAAGTAGCTCACACTGTACCCGCATCGGCCAGCGTTTTGGCTGGTGCGGGTATGTTTTTTAGAGCTGGAAAGTGGTGAGCGGCGCGGTTCTGGAAAAGACCTAGTAGGTTGCGGCCTCATTTGACGCTACACCGCATGGGCCAGATTGCGCTGGAAGGAATGGAGTTTTTCGCGTTCCACGGCTATTACGACGAGGAGCAGAAAATCGGCAATAAATACGGCGTCGACCTCTACATCGACACCGACCTGCACGCGGCGGCTGCCTCCGACCAGCTGCGCGAAACCGTGAACTACGAGGTGCTGTACCGCGTGGTGGCCGAAGAAATGCGCGCCCCGGCCCGCCTGCTAGAGCACCTCGGCCACCGCGTCATGGACCGGGTGCTGGAGGAGTTTCCCTATATCCAGGGCGTGCAGGTCATCGTGTCGAAGTTCAACCCCCCGCTGGGCGGCATCTGCCAGCGTGCCCGCGTCACGCTTGCGCGGCGGCGCTAACTGTATCCTACTACTTCTACTTCAGGATTGAAATGAGGCGCCGGTAAGTATAGCACCCTGCTAGCCGGTTCAGTCTGCCCAACGACACCGCTTTGTAGCTACTGGTGTGCCTGATTAGCGGGAGCTTGCCTATCATTGTGCGTAGCATCGGACTATAGATGTGCAGCTATTTAGTTACCGTGCTGTCTATATTGTAAGTTGAAAGACAGCAACTTACTCAACCGTTTTAATATCATACGAAATAAATCGTAGATATTCCTTGCTTCTACGAATCAGTTCGTATATGTTTGATATACGAACTGATTCGTAGGGTTTGGCTGGACGCTTCTCGACCGGGGAGAAGCGGTGCAGCAGCCACGGCGGTTCGGGGACTCACTGTACTTTTTCGTTTTTTCTATGAGTAAACCGTCCATTCCTAAGCCTACCGATTCGGAGCTGGAGATTTTGCAGGTGCTGTGGCAGCACGGCCCCAGCACGGTCCGGTTCGTGAACGACGAGCTGAGCCGCCGCCGCGACGTGGGCTACACCACCACGCTCAAGCTCTTACAGCTCATGCTGGAGAAAGGCCTCGTGCTACGGGCCGAGGACAGCAAAACCCACGTGTACCGCGCCGCCGTGCGCGAGGAAGAAACCCAAGGGCTGCTGCTCGACCGGTTTGTGGAGTCCACGTTTGGGGGCTCGGCCATGAAGCTGGTCATGCAGGCCCTGGGCAACCGCCGCACTTCCCGCGAGGAACTGGCCCAAATCCGGCGCCTGCTCAATGACATCGAGATTAAAAACGATTCAACTCCACCCTCAACCCCCGACGCTCCATGAACTGGCTTGAACACGTATTGCCGCCGGCCCTGGTGCGGGCCCTGGGCTGGACCCTGGTTCACTCGCTCTGGCAGGGCGCCGTGGTAGCCCTGGCCCTGGCCGGGCTGCTGCTGGTGCTGCGCCGCCACCGCGCTACGGTGCGCTACACGGCTTCGGCGGTGGCGCTGGTACTGCTGCTGGGACTGGCCGCCGCCACCTTCGCGCGGTACTACCTGGCGCATCCCACCCCCGATACGTCCGACCAGGCCATGGCCGGATTTCTGGTGGGCGACGAAGCCGCCGTGCGCGCCGATGGCATTGTGCCGGTGGCTATGACCGAAGCTGCGGTGGCGGAGCTCAATGCCGAAGCAGTACTAACCGTTGACCCCGAGCCAACCGGCCTACGCAGCTGGCTGGCCTACTTCGACAACAACCTGCCGGTGCTGGTGGCGGCCTGGCTGCTGGGTTTGCTGGCCATGACCCTGCGCCTGCTGGGCGGCCTGGCCTACGTGCAGCGCCTGCGCCGCTACCGGGTGCAGCCCCTGGCCGCCGAGTGGCAGGAGCGCCTGGCGGTACTGGCCGACCGGGCAGGCCTGAAGCAGCCCGTGGAGCTGCTGGAATCGGCGCTGGTGCGGGTGCCGGTAGTGGTGGGCTACCTGCGGCCGGTGGTGCTGCTGCCCCTGGGCACGGTGTCGGGGCTGAGCACGGCCTATCTGGAAGCTATTCTGGCCCACGAGCTGGCCCACGTGCAACGCCGCGACTACGTTCTGAACCTGGTGCAGTCGGTAGCTGAGACGCTGTTTTTCTACCACCCCGCCGTGTGGTTTATCACGGCCTGCCTGCGCACCGAGCGCGAAAACTGCTGCGACGACATAGCTACCAGCCTGGTGGGCGGCAACCCGCTCACCGTGGCCCGCGCCCTGGCTGCCCTGGCCGAGCTGAGCGCCGCGCCCGAGACGCCGACCCAGCTGGCGCTGTCGGCGCTGGGGCCCGACGGCTCGGTGCTGGGCCGCATCCGGCGGCTGGTGCAGGGCCGCACGGCCCCCACGTTTTCGGAAGGCGTGCTGGCGGCTTGCGTAGTGCTGGGCGGGCTGGTGCTGCTGACCTCGGCCGTGGCCCTGGCCGACCCGCGCCCCGCTTCGCCCGAGGCTTCCACCGACGAGGGTACCCTGGCCCGCCTGCCCTTCCTGGAAACTCAGTCCGCCGCCGACACCACCAAGCGCAACACCACGGCCGCTCCCGCGGCTCCGGCGCCCCTCATGCCCAAAACGCCGGCCGTGGTGGAGTCGGATGCGGCCGTGCGAGTGCAAACCGACGACGACGGCCCGCGCCGGAACAAGCGCAACGCTTCTGCCCAGCAGCCGATGATTATCGTCAACCCCGGCACCCACCGGGGCGGGGCGGGTACCGTAGTCATCGAGAAAGACAAAAAAGGCCGCGTAACCAATCTGACGGTGAATGGCCAGCCAGTGGAAGCCGCCAGCAGCCGGAAAAAAGGCAAGGGCGGCAGCCGGGTCGAAGTGGTGCAGGTGCCCGACTACCGCGGCGGCTGGGCCAACGACTTCTCCAGCTTCGACTTCCACTTCAACCCGGACGTTGCGCAGGAATTCAACTTCCGGGGCTCGGGGATAGACAAGGCGGAAGTAGCACGTATGCGGGAGCAGGTGCGGAAAAGCATGGCCGATGCTCGGCTGCGCATGAAAGAAAACGCCCTGCGCTTCCGGAAAGGCAACGGGCAAACTTGGTCCCTGAGCTCCCTCGAGACTGACGTGCAGCGAAAAGCACTGGTGGAAGCCGAACGCGCCCTGCAAAACACGCTCAAAGACGAAAACCTGAGCGAAGAGGCGCGTGAGCAAATACAGGAGCAACTAGAGGAGCTGCGCGAGGAGAGAAGTGAGTTGCGGGAACGGTTTCGGGAAGACCTGGAGGAGCAGGTACGGGAGGCAGAAGAGGAGCTGCATGACCAGCAGACGCGCCGCCACGACGAAGAGATGCAGGAACACGCCCGGCAAATGCAGCGCCACGCCGAAGACATGCGCCGCCTGGAAAACGAAGGCCACCACGAAGACGATGATGCCACGGCCGTGCTTACCCGGCAGCTGCGCCAGGATGGGCTGATTACGGATGAGGAAAACTTTCAGTTCAGCCTCAGCCCCGTGCAAATGACCGTCAACGGCAAAAAGCAGCCCACTGCCACCCGCGACAAATACCTGCGTCTGTGGGAAAGCAAGTCGGGAAGCAAGCTGACCAAGGGCTCCATCAACATCAACCGTCAGTCGTCGGGCCGCCGTACGGGCTCGATGCCCGCCCCGCTGCGGCCCCTGCGCCCGGCCCGGCCCGCCAGACCCGCCCGGCCCAGTATAGTCCCGGCTCCGCCGGCCTCGCCCGCGCCACCGGCTCCCGTTGCCCCCCCGGCTCCGCCCGCGCCGCCGCGCATGGACACCGACGAAATTAGGGAGCAGCTGCGCAAAGACGGGCTGGTTGGAGCCTCGGACAAAAGCTTTCAGTTTCAGCTAAACGATGATGGGCTGGTTGTGAACGGCCAAAAGCAGCCGGCTGCCCTGGCCGACAAGTACCGGCGCCTGTTGGATGCCCCGGATGCCAAAGGCAGCCGCCGCAGCCGCAACATTCAGATTTCAGTAAGCGAATAGGCGACATGGCCCGGCCGCTGCCACCGCGGCGGCCGGGTTTTTGTAGCGGCGCCCGGCCCCACGAGGCAACGGTGGGTACCCCACCTGCATCTTTGGCGCAACCTACCCTGCTGCACGCCGCCGGGGACGCTGGCTTGCAGTCGGATTATGACCTTTTGCACTATTTTCTCTTTAAATTATTCTACGATTTGAATCACTTCTCCTCTAGTTGTTTTGCGCCGATGCGTACCGTGTTGTGTATGATGGGCTGGCTGTGGCTGGCCGGTGCCGGGTTGGCCCACGGCCAAACAGCTCCGGCAGCCGCCAAGCCCGCGGCGCCCACCCTGGCTCCCAAGCGGCAGCTGCAAGCCGTGCGCACGGCCACGGCCCCTAAGATTGACGGGCAGCTCGACGAAGCCGTGTGGCAGACGGCCCCGGTGGCTGACCACTTCATTGAGCAGCAGCCCACGCCCGGCCGCCCCGAAAAGCACCCCACCGAAGTGCGCGTGCTCTACGACGACGAAAACCTCTACATCGGGGCCCGGATGCAGGACGTCAGCCAGGACTCGATTCTGCGGGAGCTGAGCCAGCGCGACGACATCGGCAACTCCGACTGGTTTGGGGTGTTTCTGGACACCTACCACGACCGGCTAAACGGATACGGCTTTATCGTGACGCCGGGCGGCGTGCAGGTGGACTCGCGCTACTCGCCGGCCGCCGGCGAGGACGGGGCCTGGAACGCAGTGTGGGAGTCGCGCACACAGGTGAACGAGCGGGAGTGGGTGGCCGAGCTGCGCATTCCGTACTCGGCCATTCGGTTTGCCAAGGCGCCTGAGCAGCTTTGGGGAGTAAACTTCGGGCGGCAGCGCCGCAGCACCCGCCAATCGTTTTGGTGGAACGAGGTGAAGCCCGAGGTAGATGGCTTTGTGAACCAGTGGGGCGAGCTGCAGGGGCTGCAAAACCTGGTGCCGCCCCTGCGCCTCTCGCTCACGCCCTACGTGGGGTACTACCTCAACCACTACCCCTACAATCAGCCCGACCAGCGCAACACCAGCACCAGCATCACGGGCGGCGCCGATGTGAAGTGGGGCATCAACGAAAGCTTCACCCTCGACGCCACCCTGGTGCCCGACTTCGGCCAGGTTATCAGCGACAACCAGGTGCTCAACCTCTCGCCCTTCGAAGTGCAGTTCCAGGAAAACCGGCAGTTTTTCACTGAAGGCACCGAGCTGTTCAACAAGGGCAACATCTTCTACTCGCGGCGGGTGGGTGCCACGCCCATCGGCTTCTACGGCGTGCAGGGCCAGCTGAATCCGGGCGAGGAAGTAGTGAAGAATCCGTCGGTAACGCGGCTGATCAACGCCACCAAAATATCGGGGCGTACCAGCAAGGGCCTGGGCGTGGGCATATTCAACGCTATCAGCAACAACGAGTACGCCACCGTGCGCCACGAAGGCACCCGTGAGGAACGGGACATTCTGACCCAGCCCCTGACCAACTACAACATCGTGGTGCTGGACCAGTCGCTCAAGAACAACTCTTTCGCCTCCCTCATCAACACCAACGTGACGCGCCAGGGCACCACCTACGACGCCAACGTGACCGGCGGGCTATTGCGCCTGGCCAACAAGAAAAACACCCACGCCCTGGATGTGCGCGGCTTTTATTCGCGCCGGCGCGGGCAGCTCTTCAACTCCGAAAGGCGGGTGGATGACCAGGACGGCTACAAATACTACGTGAACTACGGCAAGATTTCCGGCAAATTCACCTGGAACGTGGACCACGGCATCGAGTCGCACACCTACAACCCCAACGACCTGGGCCTGCTGTTCGCCAACAACTCCATCGAGCAGTCCGTCAACTTCGGCTACAACATCTACTCGCCTTTCTGGAAGGTGAACCGCCTGAACACGTACTGGGGCGCCAGCTACCAGCTCCTGGAAAAGCCCACCCGCTACCAGGAGGCCTTTCTGTACTGGGGCGGCAGCACCACCTTCACCAAAAATTTTCTTTCCACGTGGATCAACTTCGACCTCGCGCCCACCACGCGCGACTTTTTCGACCCGCGCGTAGAGCCGATTGGGCGCTACTTCGTGCGGCAGCCGGGCAACTTCGGCATAAACGGCGGCATGTCGTCGGACTACCGCAAGAAGCTGGCCTACGACGTGTACTACGGAACCCGCTTCTTCGGCCCCGATAGCCGGGTGGTGGGCGGCGACGTCCGCCGGGGCCGGCGCAACCTGGCGCTGACCGTGGCTCCTCGCTACCGGGTCAACAACCACCTCAATTTCCGCTATGAAGCCAGCTACCAGCTTAATCTGAACCAGATTGGCTACGCTGGCGGCCTCGACTCGATGAGCTACCCGCTGGACCGGCCGTTTATGAAGAACTTCAACGGCGACGTGTTGCTGGGGCGGCGGCGCGTGTCCACCGTCACCAACACGCTGAACGCGGGCTACACCTTCACCAACAACCTGTCGTTTACCATCCGGGCCCGCCACTACATGAGCCACGTGCGCTACCGCGACTTCAGCCGCCTGCGCCCCAACGGCGAGGAAGAAGCCACCGATTACCAGCGCAACCGCAACACCACCTTCAACGCCTTCAACGTGGACGCCTTCCTGACCTGGTGGTTTGCGCCCGGCTCCCAGGTATCGGTGGTGTGGAAGAACTCGACGGCCTCGTTTCTGCAAGCCGAAGAAGCCCTGCCGCAGTATTTCAGCAATTTCAACAACACCATCAACACCCCGCACAACAACTCCGTGTCGGTGCGGGTGCTTTATTTCCTCGACTACCTCATGCTCAAGCCTAAGCGGAAGTTGTGATGTAGTGTGAAGTTAGTAGTTCGCGTATCGGCCGAGTTGTCAGAACGGGTATCGTTGGGATGGCCCGCCAATACGCGAACTACACAACTCCTACTACACCTGCCCACATCCGAAAGCGCCCCGCCGGAACCATCCGGCGGGGCGCCTTCA
This region of Hymenobacter sp. YIM 151500-1 genomic DNA includes:
- a CDS encoding carbohydrate binding family 9 domain-containing protein, with the protein product MRTVLCMMGWLWLAGAGLAHGQTAPAAAKPAAPTLAPKRQLQAVRTATAPKIDGQLDEAVWQTAPVADHFIEQQPTPGRPEKHPTEVRVLYDDENLYIGARMQDVSQDSILRELSQRDDIGNSDWFGVFLDTYHDRLNGYGFIVTPGGVQVDSRYSPAAGEDGAWNAVWESRTQVNEREWVAELRIPYSAIRFAKAPEQLWGVNFGRQRRSTRQSFWWNEVKPEVDGFVNQWGELQGLQNLVPPLRLSLTPYVGYYLNHYPYNQPDQRNTSTSITGGADVKWGINESFTLDATLVPDFGQVISDNQVLNLSPFEVQFQENRQFFTEGTELFNKGNIFYSRRVGATPIGFYGVQGQLNPGEEVVKNPSVTRLINATKISGRTSKGLGVGIFNAISNNEYATVRHEGTREERDILTQPLTNYNIVVLDQSLKNNSFASLINTNVTRQGTTYDANVTGGLLRLANKKNTHALDVRGFYSRRRGQLFNSERRVDDQDGYKYYVNYGKISGKFTWNVDHGIESHTYNPNDLGLLFANNSIEQSVNFGYNIYSPFWKVNRLNTYWGASYQLLEKPTRYQEAFLYWGGSTTFTKNFLSTWINFDLAPTTRDFFDPRVEPIGRYFVRQPGNFGINGGMSSDYRKKLAYDVYYGTRFFGPDSRVVGGDVRRGRRNLALTVAPRYRVNNHLNFRYEASYQLNLNQIGYAGGLDSMSYPLDRPFMKNFNGDVLLGRRRVSTVTNTLNAGYTFTNNLSFTIRARHYMSHVRYRDFSRLRPNGEEEATDYQRNRNTTFNAFNVDAFLTWWFAPGSQVSVVWKNSTASFLQAEEALPQYFSNFNNTINTPHNNSVSVRVLYFLDYLMLKPKRKL